The following proteins are encoded in a genomic region of Trichocoleus sp.:
- the mtnC gene encoding acireductone synthase, with translation MTDATAVDVILLDIEGTTTPVDYVFGVLFPFAKDHVAEFLQTQGHEPAVQADLSLLRQDYEADRAANLPVPEWNAPQPEAAISYVHYLIAVDRKSTGLKSLQGKIWNQGYQDDTLKSQVFPDVQPAFERWINAGKKLYIFSSGSVQAQKLLFRYSKAGDLTAFLSGYFDTQTGAKKEPSSYQKIAATIGVSPPQILFISDIVAELQAAKAAGMQTLFSLRPGNSSSNSEGFATVRSFDEVLQ, from the coding sequence ATGACTGATGCCACCGCAGTAGACGTAATTCTGCTGGACATCGAAGGCACGACAACCCCTGTGGATTATGTCTTCGGGGTCTTATTTCCCTTTGCGAAAGATCACGTCGCTGAATTTCTGCAAACCCAGGGTCACGAACCCGCTGTGCAGGCAGATCTCTCTCTGCTGCGGCAGGACTATGAAGCCGATCGCGCAGCAAATCTCCCGGTTCCTGAGTGGAATGCTCCTCAGCCCGAAGCGGCTATTTCTTATGTCCACTATTTGATTGCGGTCGATCGCAAATCCACTGGGCTTAAATCGTTGCAGGGCAAGATCTGGAATCAGGGCTATCAAGACGACACCCTCAAATCGCAAGTCTTCCCCGATGTCCAGCCTGCCTTTGAACGATGGATAAACGCTGGAAAAAAACTCTATATTTTCTCATCGGGCAGTGTTCAGGCGCAAAAACTGCTGTTCCGCTACTCTAAAGCAGGCGATCTCACCGCTTTCCTGAGTGGCTATTTTGACACCCAAACCGGAGCTAAAAAAGAGCCATCCAGTTACCAAAAAATTGCGGCGACGATCGGCGTTTCTCCCCCACAAATTCTGTTTATTTCAGATATCGTTGCTGAACTTCAAGCAGCAAAAGCAGCCGGGATGCAGACCTTATTTTCGCTTCGTCCTGGTAATTCTTCCTCAAATTCAGAGGGGTTTGCAACAGTGCGATCGTTTGATGAAGTGCTGCAATGA
- a CDS encoding NAD(P)H-quinone oxidoreductase subunit J gives MAEESNQAEQTTQIVEAGKTSRWLTENGFEHEVMEPDHSGVEVVKVDREFLVPFCTALYAYGFNYLRCQGGYDMGPGGDLVSFYDLTKLSDNADRPEEVRVKVFMPREDPRVPSVYWIWKSADWQEREAYDMYGIIYEGHPDLKRLLMPEDWVGYPLRKDYISPDFYELQDAY, from the coding sequence GTGGCTGAGGAATCAAATCAAGCCGAACAAACAACTCAAATTGTTGAAGCAGGCAAAACGTCACGCTGGCTCACCGAAAACGGCTTTGAGCATGAGGTGATGGAACCTGACCACTCAGGGGTAGAGGTGGTGAAGGTCGATCGGGAGTTCCTGGTTCCCTTCTGCACTGCTCTTTATGCCTATGGGTTCAACTATCTCCGCTGCCAGGGTGGATATGATATGGGGCCCGGTGGGGATCTGGTCAGCTTTTATGATCTGACGAAGTTAAGCGACAATGCCGATCGCCCTGAAGAAGTGCGAGTGAAAGTCTTCATGCCGCGTGAAGATCCGCGTGTTCCGTCGGTTTACTGGATCTGGAAGTCTGCTGACTGGCAAGAGCGAGAAGCCTACGATATGTACGGCATCATCTATGAGGGACACCCCGATCTCAAGCGTTTGCTGATGCCCGAAGATTGGGTCGGTTATCCCCTTCGCAAAGATTACATTTCCCCCGACTTCTACGAACTACAAGACGCTTACTAA
- a CDS encoding NADH dehydrogenase subunit K — MNPLVSPENSAANLLNPVGNSEVTQALSENIILTTVEDLHNWARLSSLWPMLYGTACCFIEFAALIGSRFDFDRFGLVPRSSPRQADLIITAGTITMKMAPALVRLYEQMPDPKYVIAMGACTITGGMFSSDSPSAVRGVDKLIPVDVYIPGCPPRPEAIIDAIVKLRKKISNESLVDRAIANQTHRFYSTAHKMKPVPEIHTGKYLQAATRQAPPRELMAAMGMPVPAALEETVQKEEVARG, encoded by the coding sequence ATGAATCCTCTGGTCTCTCCCGAAAATTCTGCTGCCAACTTGCTCAATCCGGTTGGAAATTCTGAAGTTACACAAGCTCTGTCAGAGAACATCATTCTGACAACGGTTGAAGATTTGCACAACTGGGCAAGGCTTTCAAGTCTGTGGCCCATGCTCTACGGTACTGCCTGCTGCTTCATCGAATTTGCGGCGCTGATTGGCTCCCGCTTTGACTTCGATCGCTTTGGTCTGGTGCCCCGTTCTAGCCCTCGGCAGGCAGATTTGATCATCACCGCAGGCACAATCACCATGAAAATGGCTCCGGCTCTGGTGCGCCTCTATGAACAGATGCCCGACCCCAAGTATGTGATTGCGATGGGAGCCTGCACGATCACAGGTGGAATGTTCAGCAGTGATTCCCCTAGCGCAGTTCGAGGCGTTGACAAACTCATTCCGGTGGATGTCTATATTCCCGGTTGCCCGCCCCGTCCAGAAGCCATCATTGATGCAATCGTCAAGCTTCGCAAGAAGATTTCTAACGAGTCGCTGGTCGATCGCGCCATTGCAAACCAAACGCATCGGTTCTACAGCACCGCTCACAAAATGAAGCCCGTACCCGAAATTCATACGGGTAAATATCTCCAGGCTGCTACCCGTCAAGCACCGCCGAGAGAACTGATGGCAGCAATGGGAATGCCTGTTCCGGCTGCCCTGGAAGAAACTGTTCAGAAGGAGGAAGTTGCTCGTGGCTGA
- the ndhC gene encoding photosynthetic/respiratory NAD(P)H-quinone oxidoreductase subunit C, whose product MFVLHGYEYFLGFLLICGLVPVLAIGTSYIVAPKRKGVERRLTYESGMEPIGGAWIQFNIRYYMFALIFVIFDVETVFLYPWAVAFSQLGLLAFVEALIFIAILVVALVYAWRKGALEWS is encoded by the coding sequence GTGTTTGTCCTCCACGGCTACGAATACTTCCTCGGCTTTCTGCTTATCTGCGGTTTAGTCCCCGTCCTGGCAATTGGTACGTCTTACATCGTTGCACCGAAACGGAAAGGCGTTGAACGTCGTCTCACCTATGAATCGGGCATGGAACCGATCGGAGGAGCCTGGATTCAGTTCAACATTCGCTACTACATGTTTGCGCTGATCTTCGTGATCTTCGATGTTGAAACGGTCTTCCTGTATCCCTGGGCAGTTGCCTTTAGCCAGCTAGGACTCCTCGCATTCGTCGAAGCCCTCATTTTTATTGCAATCCTGGTTGTTGCTCTCGTCTATGCCTGGCGCAAAGGAGCCCTCGAATGGTCATGA
- the trmD gene encoding tRNA (guanosine(37)-N1)-methyltransferase TrmD — translation MRFDIITLFPDFFTSPLSSGLLGKAFAKQIAAVHLTNPRDFTIDKHHKVDDEPYGGGVGMLMKPEPIFAAVESLPVLPRREVILMTPQGETMNQPMFQDFAANYDQLVLICGHYEGVDERVLNLVTREVSLGDFVLTCGEIPALTLLNGVIRLMPGTVGKEESLKLESFEAGLLDYPQYTRPAEFRGWKVPEVLLSGNHQAIDQWRKQQQIERTRDRRPDLWEKWQQEE, via the coding sequence GTGCGCTTCGATATCATCACCCTCTTTCCCGACTTCTTCACCTCACCGCTCAGCTCTGGGTTGTTAGGCAAAGCTTTTGCAAAACAGATCGCCGCAGTGCATCTCACCAATCCGCGTGACTTCACGATCGACAAACATCACAAAGTCGATGACGAGCCTTATGGCGGCGGTGTTGGAATGCTGATGAAGCCAGAACCCATTTTTGCGGCAGTCGAATCATTACCCGTCTTGCCCCGGCGAGAAGTGATTTTGATGACTCCCCAAGGGGAAACGATGAATCAGCCCATGTTTCAAGACTTCGCCGCCAACTACGATCAGCTTGTTTTGATCTGCGGACATTATGAGGGGGTTGATGAGCGAGTACTCAATCTGGTAACGCGTGAAGTGTCGCTCGGTGATTTTGTCCTGACCTGCGGCGAAATTCCTGCCCTGACGCTCCTCAATGGCGTGATTCGGCTCATGCCCGGAACCGTCGGCAAGGAAGAATCACTGAAGCTCGAAAGCTTTGAAGCCGGACTGCTCGACTACCCCCAATACACGCGCCCTGCCGAATTCCGGGGTTGGAAAGTCCCAGAAGTCTTGCTCTCTGGTAATCATCAGGCGATCGACCAATGGCGCAAACAGCAGCAAATCGAACGAACGCGCGATCGTCGTCCCGATCTGTGGGAAAAATGGCAGCAGGAAGAATAG
- a CDS encoding helix-turn-helix transcriptional regulator: protein MGRAGKALKQVLESYGISQNQLAVAMKIDRSNVSRWVKETMDPSSEAVYEIKKALDAIDPEASERFVMLYLYEAD, encoded by the coding sequence ATGGGACGAGCAGGCAAGGCACTCAAACAGGTTTTAGAGAGTTATGGCATCAGCCAAAATCAACTTGCAGTCGCAATGAAGATCGATCGCTCGAATGTGAGCCGTTGGGTTAAGGAAACAATGGATCCTTCTTCTGAGGCAGTTTATGAAATTAAAAAAGCCCTGGATGCGATCGATCCAGAAGCTTCAGAACGGTTTGTAATGCTGTATTTGTATGAGGCAGATTAG
- a CDS encoding HNH endonuclease, with translation MAKNTSQFTIKAEDLAKALEISLDRLYEIVEFFDKDSKDEWDLVENEHFIFLSKNKGTRLFSQIGAFAIAKYMDTIEKKTLLGRLVEFITRHKEKLRNAFVRQRVYENCSSLTHRNSFSFLSRKDVVNILCTSYARLDKAFETIQKSDPMENGKHFIDIEGKRFYSLSGIEKLSRELSNNLKKPDRREWCKAVHIVGNKTLAQIISAEEQREKRITAAKNTAKKRDKCCQITGSKPKPSNQVELAAHHIFSKEEYPHLSESLDNLITLTNDVHKEFHHWNGGFDKPCTVDEFIRFVSEQYSDEDKCPNLDELLQKLHRVKQLFGFRKVA, from the coding sequence ATGGCTAAGAACACTTCGCAGTTCACTATCAAGGCTGAAGATTTAGCAAAGGCGCTAGAGATTAGTCTCGATCGTCTCTATGAGATTGTTGAATTTTTCGACAAAGATTCTAAAGATGAGTGGGATTTAGTTGAGAATGAACACTTTATCTTCCTGAGCAAGAACAAAGGAACACGATTGTTCTCACAAATTGGTGCTTTTGCAATTGCAAAGTACATGGACACAATTGAGAAAAAAACTCTTTTGGGGCGTCTTGTTGAGTTCATTACTAGACATAAGGAAAAACTCCGTAACGCTTTCGTTAGACAAAGAGTTTATGAAAACTGTAGTTCTCTAACTCATAGAAATAGCTTTTCTTTCCTCTCTCGCAAAGATGTAGTGAACATTTTATGCACAAGTTACGCAAGGCTTGATAAGGCATTCGAGACTATTCAAAAGAGCGATCCAATGGAAAATGGAAAACATTTCATTGATATCGAAGGAAAACGATTTTACTCACTCTCAGGTATTGAGAAGTTAAGTAGAGAACTTTCTAATAATTTGAAGAAGCCAGATCGGCGTGAGTGGTGTAAAGCAGTTCATATCGTTGGAAATAAGACCCTAGCTCAGATCATCTCAGCAGAAGAACAGAGAGAAAAACGGATTACTGCTGCAAAGAATACTGCTAAAAAGAGAGATAAGTGTTGCCAGATTACTGGTTCAAAACCGAAGCCGTCTAATCAAGTTGAGCTTGCTGCACATCATATCTTCTCCAAGGAAGAGTATCCTCATCTATCAGAAAGCTTGGATAACTTGATTACGTTAACAAATGATGTACATAAAGAATTTCATCACTGGAATGGTGGCTTTGATAAACCTTGTACAGTTGATGAGTTCATTCGTTTTGTTAGTGAGCAGTATTCCGACGAAGATAAATGTCCTAATCTAGACGAGCTTCTTCAAAAACTGCACCGTGTTAAACAGTTGTTTGGTTTTCGTAAGGTTGCTTGA
- a CDS encoding J domain-containing protein — MVTTTKSKQTSSKKSSVQAREIQDSKSSKQLNTIVQDEITQIVKEHGINVIILENFAQFVIENYKKKEPSKKEIKKKNLVVKPLAITKIKEAIYKRFEVKNTTELKRSGSFKMATDGMDKLDFTSKETWEMLYREFVGILPGEEEQQGYGCINGINIFSYFKPWKVFGLDPQLATPDDIKQAYRDLSKIYHPDVSETGNAEIFSRINTMYKSISAEA; from the coding sequence ATGGTCACAACAACAAAGTCAAAACAAACATCTTCTAAAAAGAGTTCTGTTCAAGCAAGAGAGATACAAGATTCTAAATCTTCAAAGCAGCTAAATACGATCGTTCAAGATGAGATTACCCAAATCGTAAAAGAGCATGGAATCAATGTAATTATACTAGAAAACTTTGCTCAATTTGTTATTGAGAACTACAAAAAGAAAGAACCTAGTAAAAAAGAGATTAAGAAAAAGAACCTTGTTGTTAAACCCTTAGCGATTACAAAAATCAAGGAAGCAATCTACAAGCGTTTTGAAGTCAAGAACACTACAGAACTCAAACGGTCGGGTTCTTTCAAAATGGCAACTGATGGGATGGATAAGTTAGACTTCACATCTAAAGAAACCTGGGAAATGCTGTATCGAGAATTTGTTGGCATCTTACCCGGAGAAGAGGAGCAACAAGGTTATGGCTGTATTAATGGCATTAATATCTTTAGTTACTTCAAACCCTGGAAAGTGTTTGGTTTAGATCCCCAACTTGCAACACCTGATGATATTAAACAGGCATATCGTGACTTGAGTAAGATATATCATCCTGATGTGTCTGAGACTGGGAATGCTGAGATCTTTAGCCGAATTAATACGATGTATAAAAGCATCAGTGCGGAGGCTTAG
- a CDS encoding carbonic anhydrase: MPRSPLSRRNILQYGAGFLGAGSITAWFGKGVFAQTAPVGRSPLVQSELFTANAGEAAPTLTPDQALEKLMTGNQRFVEGKRQLPDQALSRLAEVAQSQAPFAAILSCADSRVVPEILFDQGIGSLFVVRVAGNLANIEDIASQEFAVGQLKTPLLVVLGHERCGAVQAAIDGGAYPGVISSLVFAIRPAIDASAGQPGDRLTNAVQENVRLQVKRLQNSALIADAVKAGKLKVVGAYYDLDTGTVQLLS; this comes from the coding sequence ATGCCTCGTTCCCCTCTTTCCAGAAGAAACATTTTGCAGTATGGAGCAGGTTTTCTGGGAGCGGGCTCAATTACTGCCTGGTTTGGTAAGGGTGTTTTTGCTCAAACCGCACCTGTCGGACGATCGCCTCTAGTGCAAAGTGAGTTATTCACTGCGAATGCGGGTGAAGCTGCTCCTACGTTGACTCCTGACCAGGCACTGGAAAAGCTGATGACAGGAAATCAGCGATTTGTTGAAGGGAAGCGGCAACTTCCTGATCAAGCCCTGTCTCGCCTTGCGGAGGTTGCTCAGTCTCAGGCTCCTTTTGCCGCAATTTTAAGCTGTGCTGATTCAAGAGTTGTGCCCGAAATTCTGTTTGATCAGGGTATTGGTTCTCTGTTTGTGGTGCGGGTTGCTGGAAACCTTGCCAATATTGAGGATATTGCAAGCCAAGAGTTTGCGGTTGGTCAGCTGAAAACGCCGCTGCTTGTGGTGTTGGGGCATGAACGGTGCGGTGCGGTTCAGGCGGCAATAGATGGTGGGGCATATCCAGGTGTGATTAGCAGCCTTGTTTTTGCAATTCGACCTGCGATCGACGCATCAGCAGGACAACCGGGCGATCGGCTGACGAATGCGGTTCAAGAAAATGTGCGGCTTCAGGTGAAGCGATTACAGAATTCTGCGCTGATTGCGGATGCTGTAAAGGCAGGAAAACTGAAGGTTGTAGGTGCTTATTATGATTTGGATACAGGCACAGTTCAGTTGTTGAGCTAG
- the dnaK gene encoding molecular chaperone DnaK, whose protein sequence is MAKVVGIDLGTTNSCVAVMEGGKPTVIANAEGFRTTPSVVAYTKNGDRLVGQIAKRQAVMNPENTFYSVKRFIGRRFDEVGNEMTEVTYKVLNINGNVKIDSSAQGKQFAPEEISAQVLRKLKEDASKYLGEDVTQAVITVPAYFNDSQRQATKDAGKIAGLEVLRIINEPTAASLAYGLDKKTNETVLVFDLGGGTFDVSILEVGDGVFEVRSTSGDTHLGGDDFDKKIVDFLAEEFKRNEGIELRKDKQALQRLTEAAEKAKIELSSVTQTEINLPFITATQDGPKHLDVTMTRAKFEELCADLIDRCRIPVENALRDAKLDKSQIDEVVLVGGSTRIPAVQEVVKRVLGKDPNQSVNPDEVVAVGAAIQAGVLAGEVKDILLLDVTPLSLGVETLGGVMTPIIPRNTTIPTKKSEVFSTAADGQTNVEIHVLQGERQMSNDNKSLGTFRLDGIPPAPRGVPQIEVTFDIDANGILNVSAKDKGTGKEQSISITGASTLPKDVVEQMVRDAEVNANADQERREKIDLKNQAESLAYQTEKQLKDLGDKIPDAEKTKLEGMVAELREAINKEDYDKMKTLPNEMQQVLYNISSNLYQGAGGETPPTGDATGGSAPSGGGDDVIDAEFTEDK, encoded by the coding sequence ATGGCTAAAGTTGTTGGAATTGACTTAGGGACAACCAACTCATGTGTGGCAGTGATGGAAGGGGGTAAGCCCACCGTTATTGCGAACGCAGAAGGTTTCCGCACCACTCCCTCGGTTGTTGCCTATACCAAGAATGGCGATCGACTCGTTGGGCAAATTGCCAAGCGTCAGGCAGTGATGAACCCCGAAAACACCTTTTATTCGGTGAAGCGGTTCATTGGTCGTCGCTTTGATGAAGTCGGCAACGAAATGACCGAAGTCACATATAAAGTCCTTAACATTAATGGCAACGTTAAGATTGACTCTTCTGCCCAGGGCAAGCAGTTCGCTCCTGAAGAAATCTCTGCACAAGTGCTGCGGAAGCTGAAAGAAGATGCCAGTAAGTATCTGGGCGAAGACGTAACTCAGGCAGTTATCACGGTTCCCGCATACTTTAACGACTCTCAGCGCCAAGCAACGAAAGACGCTGGAAAGATTGCCGGACTTGAAGTTCTACGAATTATTAACGAGCCAACTGCTGCATCACTAGCTTATGGCTTGGACAAAAAGACGAACGAAACGGTTCTCGTCTTTGACTTAGGCGGTGGTACGTTTGACGTATCCATCCTGGAAGTAGGCGATGGCGTATTTGAAGTGCGATCGACCTCTGGTGATACCCACCTGGGTGGTGACGACTTCGACAAGAAAATCGTAGACTTCTTGGCAGAAGAGTTCAAGCGCAACGAAGGCATTGAACTCCGCAAAGATAAGCAGGCACTACAGCGTCTAACTGAAGCCGCTGAAAAAGCCAAAATCGAACTGTCCAGCGTGACCCAAACCGAGATCAACCTGCCCTTCATCACGGCAACTCAGGATGGTCCGAAGCACCTGGATGTGACGATGACCCGTGCCAAATTTGAAGAGCTTTGCGCTGATCTAATTGATCGCTGCCGCATCCCCGTTGAAAATGCGCTGCGGGATGCCAAACTCGACAAGAGCCAGATCGATGAGGTCGTACTGGTTGGTGGTTCCACCCGGATTCCTGCCGTTCAAGAAGTCGTGAAGCGCGTTCTGGGCAAAGACCCGAACCAGTCTGTTAACCCTGATGAAGTGGTTGCAGTAGGTGCAGCAATTCAGGCAGGTGTCCTGGCAGGCGAAGTGAAAGATATTCTGCTGCTAGATGTAACACCGCTCTCTTTGGGTGTGGAAACGCTGGGTGGCGTAATGACCCCCATCATCCCTCGCAATACTACGATTCCCACTAAGAAATCAGAAGTCTTCTCGACTGCTGCTGACGGACAAACCAACGTAGAGATTCACGTCCTGCAAGGCGAACGTCAGATGTCGAATGACAACAAGAGCCTGGGAACCTTCCGTCTGGATGGCATTCCTCCCGCACCTCGTGGCGTTCCTCAAATTGAAGTGACTTTTGACATCGACGCAAACGGCATCCTCAATGTCAGCGCTAAGGACAAGGGAACTGGCAAAGAGCAGTCCATTAGCATTACTGGAGCTTCAACCCTACCTAAGGATGTTGTTGAGCAGATGGTGCGCGATGCTGAAGTAAATGCCAACGCAGACCAAGAGCGTCGTGAAAAGATTGACCTGAAGAATCAGGCTGAATCGTTGGCTTATCAAACTGAGAAGCAACTCAAGGATCTAGGCGACAAAATCCCTGATGCCGAGAAGACCAAATTGGAAGGCATGGTTGCTGAACTGCGCGAAGCCATCAACAAAGAAGACTACGACAAGATGAAGACCCTGCCAAATGAAATGCAGCAAGTGCTGTATAACATCAGCAGCAACCTCTATCAAGGTGCAGGTGGTGAGACTCCTCCGACTGGTGATGCGACAGGTGGTAGTGCGCCTTCCGGCGGCGGTGATGATGTTATTGATGCTGAATTCACCGAAGACAAGTAA
- a CDS encoding anti-sigma regulatory factor, translating into MKFLQTLRTQVKTDLTSLGQVLSWFEQVDRPIVPHPVWLQCQIALAEAFTNVVRYAHRGKPQETPIEIEVTVGNQSLEIRIWDYGTDFDLENFLKKKPHAGEYDEGGRGLHLMEKVADVLKYFRTDDQRNCLLIIKKLSSATS; encoded by the coding sequence GTGAAGTTCCTCCAAACTCTTCGTACCCAAGTTAAAACAGACCTGACTTCGTTAGGGCAAGTCCTCTCCTGGTTTGAGCAGGTCGATCGTCCAATTGTGCCTCATCCGGTTTGGCTTCAGTGCCAAATTGCTCTAGCAGAGGCATTTACCAACGTAGTTCGCTATGCTCATCGCGGCAAACCTCAAGAAACGCCGATCGAAATTGAAGTGACGGTTGGGAATCAGTCTCTTGAAATTCGCATTTGGGATTATGGGACTGATTTTGACCTGGAAAACTTCTTGAAGAAGAAGCCTCATGCCGGTGAATATGACGAAGGCGGGCGCGGCTTACACCTGATGGAAAAGGTGGCAGATGTTCTCAAATATTTCCGCACAGACGATCAGCGCAACTGTCTTTTGATTATTAAGAAATTATCTTCCGCGACAAGTTAG
- a CDS encoding glycosyltransferase family 2 protein has translation MPFQLKMEYQTGEELPNGAMSSSILPGETRSAVALPKGQPDVSTVVPIYNEVESLPSLIESIASTLQANQISYEIVCVDDGSKDGSGDLLRRLAQERTDLRAVLLRRNYGQTAAMSAGFHHAKGRIIITLDGDLQNDPADIPLLMAKLDEGYDLVSGWRKQRQDAMVTRLIPSRIANWLIGRVTGVNIHDYGCSLKAYRAELVEDMNLYGELHRFLPALAFIEGARIAEIPVRHHARRFGQSKYGLGRTFRVVMDLFTIFFMKKFLTRPMHVFGWFGLISMLLGVATGLYLTFLKLGLGERIGDRPLLILAVVLFLTGVQLFSFGLLAELLMRTYHESQNRPIYRVREVVDSHGSADDR, from the coding sequence ATGCCATTTCAGCTGAAAATGGAATACCAAACGGGTGAGGAGTTGCCAAACGGAGCTATGAGTTCATCGATCTTGCCAGGAGAAACGAGAAGTGCGGTTGCGCTACCCAAAGGTCAGCCCGATGTCTCTACCGTTGTGCCCATTTACAACGAAGTGGAGAGCTTGCCATCGTTGATTGAATCGATCGCCTCAACCCTACAGGCGAATCAAATATCCTACGAAATTGTCTGCGTTGATGATGGTTCCAAAGATGGTTCCGGCGATCTGCTGCGGCGGCTTGCCCAAGAACGAACCGATCTACGAGCAGTATTACTGCGGCGCAACTATGGACAAACGGCTGCCATGTCTGCCGGGTTTCACCATGCAAAAGGTCGGATCATCATTACACTGGATGGCGATTTGCAGAACGACCCAGCTGATATTCCTCTGTTGATGGCAAAGCTTGATGAAGGCTATGACCTGGTAAGCGGCTGGCGAAAACAGCGACAGGATGCAATGGTGACAAGACTCATTCCTTCTCGCATTGCAAACTGGCTGATCGGCAGGGTGACAGGCGTTAATATTCATGACTACGGCTGTTCTCTCAAGGCATATCGTGCCGAACTGGTTGAAGATATGAACCTCTACGGGGAACTGCACCGCTTTTTACCTGCGCTTGCCTTTATTGAAGGAGCTAGAATCGCCGAAATTCCGGTACGTCATCATGCGCGTCGCTTTGGGCAGAGTAAATATGGCTTGGGGCGCACCTTCCGCGTTGTCATGGATCTGTTTACGATCTTCTTCATGAAGAAGTTTCTCACCCGCCCAATGCATGTGTTTGGCTGGTTTGGCTTAATCTCGATGTTATTGGGCGTAGCAACTGGGCTATATCTGACGTTTCTGAAGCTTGGCTTAGGCGAACGAATTGGCGATCGTCCTTTGCTAATCCTGGCAGTCGTCTTGTTTTTGACAGGCGTCCAGCTATTCAGCTTTGGTTTGCTCGCAGAGCTGCTGATGCGAACTTACCATGAGTCCCAAAATCGCCCGATCTATCGAGTGCGTGAAGTTGTTGATTCTCACGGATCAGCAGATGACAGGTAG
- a CDS encoding response regulator transcription factor translates to MPLTILVADDDPGTCLAVSDYLELAGYSVVTAENGLKAVDLVERHKPHLIVTDITMPRMDGYELIRRVRLQPEFRLLPVIFLTARTNTEERIRGYQLGCDAYLPKPFELEELGAVVRNLLERSQLIASEWWSRTPALSPETAPLNHTSHHSITPILDLTTREVEVLSLLSAGLSNVQIGDHLHLSPRTVEKYVSSLLRKTDTSNRAELVRFVMEHHLVE, encoded by the coding sequence ATGCCATTGACTATTCTTGTGGCTGACGATGATCCGGGGACTTGCCTTGCTGTCAGTGACTACCTTGAGCTTGCTGGCTACTCAGTTGTTACGGCTGAGAATGGACTGAAGGCTGTAGATTTAGTCGAGCGCCACAAACCCCATCTGATCGTCACTGATATTACGATGCCCCGGATGGATGGATATGAGCTGATACGGCGTGTCCGTCTTCAGCCTGAATTTCGGCTGCTTCCCGTCATTTTTCTCACTGCCCGCACCAATACCGAAGAGCGAATTCGGGGCTATCAGCTGGGTTGCGACGCCTATTTGCCAAAACCTTTTGAACTGGAAGAGCTTGGGGCAGTGGTGCGAAATTTGCTGGAACGATCGCAGCTCATCGCTTCAGAATGGTGGTCAAGAACGCCCGCTCTCAGTCCAGAAACTGCACCTCTGAACCATACATCTCACCACAGCATTACCCCAATTCTCGACCTGACTACCCGTGAAGTAGAAGTTCTTTCGCTGCTGTCAGCAGGTCTATCCAACGTTCAGATTGGGGATCACCTCCACCTCAGCCCTCGTACGGTTGAGAAATATGTCAGTAGCCTACTGCGAAAAACTGATACGAGTAATCGGGCGGAGCTTGTCCGCTTTGTGATGGAGCATCATCTGGTTGAGTAG